From Candidatus Brocadiaceae bacterium, the proteins below share one genomic window:
- the argJ gene encoding bifunctional glutamate N-acetyltransferase/amino-acid acetyltransferase ArgJ — translation MKPHNLEVMAEESVVAPQGFQAGTTYCGIKTMQESLDLGIIFSLFPATGAAVFTTNQICAAPVKLSRKIVQKGLIRAFVINSGNANACTGEQGYDDAREMARTAAQYLKISGDEVLIASTGIIGKPLPMEKIVVGIRDATASLGDTPAHGNAVARAIMTTDTRPKEVAVRLKVNNDDIILGGISKGSGMIAPNLATMLCFITTDAFLPAKLLDECLRKSVETSFNRITVDGHMSTNDTVGIIANGATGVHINPDSRELAAFQQGLDYVTDYLAKAIVQDGEGATKFIHIEVVGAASQRDAAQIARTIANSPLVKTAINGKDPNWGRIISAAGYAGVELDESSISLSINEILIFRKGIPVPCDLDLLNASMEERTITIRLELGKGNCNDTLWTCDFSHEYITINADYHT, via the coding sequence ATGAAACCTCATAACTTGGAAGTAATGGCGGAGGAAAGCGTTGTTGCCCCACAAGGATTTCAGGCGGGAACAACGTACTGCGGAATTAAAACGATGCAGGAAAGTCTCGATCTTGGGATTATCTTTTCTCTGTTTCCTGCTACTGGCGCCGCAGTATTTACTACAAATCAAATTTGTGCTGCTCCTGTAAAACTAAGCAGAAAAATTGTTCAAAAGGGTCTCATACGAGCCTTTGTTATTAACAGTGGCAATGCGAATGCATGCACAGGTGAGCAGGGATATGACGATGCACGGGAAATGGCCCGAACAGCAGCGCAATATTTGAAAATTTCCGGGGATGAAGTACTGATCGCCTCTACTGGGATAATCGGAAAGCCTCTTCCCATGGAGAAGATTGTTGTAGGCATAAGGGACGCGACTGCATCTCTGGGAGATACCCCGGCACATGGCAACGCCGTTGCGCGGGCCATTATGACAACAGATACAAGACCGAAAGAAGTAGCCGTCAGACTAAAGGTAAACAACGATGATATAATTTTGGGTGGCATCAGTAAAGGATCGGGAATGATTGCCCCGAACCTTGCAACCATGCTCTGTTTCATAACTACAGACGCGTTCCTTCCCGCAAAGCTACTGGATGAATGTCTCAGGAAATCCGTAGAAACCTCTTTTAACCGCATTACCGTAGATGGTCACATGAGCACGAATGATACTGTCGGTATTATTGCAAATGGCGCCACAGGGGTACACATAAACCCGGACAGTCGTGAATTAGCAGCCTTTCAGCAGGGACTTGATTATGTAACAGATTACCTGGCAAAGGCGATTGTACAAGATGGTGAAGGAGCGACAAAATTTATACACATTGAGGTAGTCGGCGCTGCATCACAACGTGATGCAGCGCAAATCGCCCGAACCATAGCAAACTCTCCACTCGTAAAAACAGCCATTAACGGAAAAGACCCGAACTGGGGACGTATCATCTCTGCTGCCGGATACGCCGGAGTAGAACTGGACGAATCATCAATCAGCCTTTCTATAAATGAGATCTTAATCTTTCGTAAAGGGATTCCGGTTCCCTGCGACTTAGATCTCCTCAACGCCTCCATGGAAGAAAGAACCATAACTATTCGGCTAGAACTTGGGAAAGGCAACTGTAATGATACCCTGTGGACATGCGACTTCTCACATGAATATATTACGATTAACGCAGATTATCACACGTAA
- a CDS encoding 50S ribosome-binding GTPase translates to MQITGEYQKREAFIPKHTTIASIVTPLGEGGIGKIIVSGKHALNVADKVFQGKKVFNPYESSQKLYYGHIHDNNQRLDEVILHVIKKEDSITGLDTIEINCHGGIRVLNRVFECILSKGVEGGTGESLLQQSVVNGSLDFIQAEAAKEIINARTKLGTKVLLDQYNGALSKVLLQGIENLEGYKQSLRKNALSEKQQAQPIYSLEEDISLLVETASFGIALTTPLVSVILGKPNVGKSTIINALLRENQALVHHEPGTTRDYISSFFSIEGIPFEIVDTAGVRSTDNMLESLGMEMTQKQLKRADRIIVIFDNSRLFDREDEEILNIAVSWFTDKGYGTLPKKKKDQAVLPVINKCDLPVKFDENKVREKTGTPAFNLSAKNGEGIEGLQKAFIHEFQTVYKPMQPVVFTRRQRLLLTKTFSLIKQIKDCIRAKKKTREIVQWIDEAKDLFAACLYTPIAAKNKDSVYEKTTKIFY, encoded by the coding sequence ATGCAAATTACCGGAGAATATCAAAAACGAGAAGCTTTTATCCCAAAACATACTACCATCGCCTCAATTGTAACACCATTAGGAGAGGGTGGAATCGGCAAAATTATTGTGTCTGGCAAGCACGCACTGAACGTTGCAGACAAAGTCTTTCAAGGGAAAAAAGTCTTCAATCCTTACGAATCCAGTCAGAAACTTTATTACGGGCACATCCATGATAACAACCAAAGACTCGATGAAGTCATTTTGCATGTAATAAAAAAGGAAGACAGTATAACAGGATTAGATACCATAGAGATCAACTGTCATGGTGGTATTCGTGTTTTAAACAGGGTATTCGAATGTATCCTTTCAAAGGGAGTGGAGGGCGGTACGGGGGAATCGTTGTTACAGCAGTCAGTAGTAAATGGCTCATTGGATTTCATCCAGGCAGAAGCCGCAAAGGAAATTATAAATGCCCGCACAAAACTTGGAACTAAGGTATTGTTGGATCAATATAATGGCGCCCTGTCAAAAGTACTCTTACAAGGAATTGAGAATCTCGAAGGGTACAAGCAATCCCTTCGGAAAAATGCGTTATCAGAAAAACAACAAGCACAACCCATCTATTCTTTGGAAGAAGATATCAGTCTGTTAGTAGAAACAGCTTCCTTCGGTATAGCTTTGACCACTCCACTTGTTTCAGTCATCCTGGGCAAACCAAACGTAGGTAAATCAACCATCATCAATGCCCTTCTGAGGGAAAACCAAGCATTGGTACACCACGAACCGGGCACAACCAGAGATTACATAAGCAGCTTCTTCTCTATAGAAGGGATTCCTTTTGAAATCGTTGACACCGCAGGCGTGAGAAGCACGGACAACATGCTGGAATCTTTAGGTATGGAAATGACACAGAAACAATTGAAACGGGCTGACAGGATAATCGTTATATTTGATAACTCAAGACTCTTCGACCGGGAGGATGAAGAAATTCTGAACATTGCAGTGTCATGGTTTACGGACAAGGGATATGGTACTCTGCCGAAAAAAAAGAAGGATCAAGCAGTACTGCCGGTTATTAACAAATGTGATTTGCCGGTAAAATTTGATGAAAATAAGGTCCGTGAAAAAACAGGCACGCCTGCATTCAATCTATCTGCAAAGAACGGAGAGGGGATAGAAGGTTTACAGAAGGCATTTATACATGAATTTCAAACTGTTTACAAACCCATGCAGCCGGTAGTTTTTACCAGAAGACAACGCCTCTTATTGACAAAGACCTTCAGCCTCATAAAACAGATAAAGGATTGTATTAGGGCAAAAAAGAAAACACGCGAAATAGTTCAATGGATAGATGAGGCAAAAGATTTATTTGCAGCATGTTTATATACACCCATTGCCGCAAAAAACAAAGACTCAGTGTATGAAAAAACAACGAAAATTTTCTATTGA
- a CDS encoding anion permease — MVAMGCISAGEARRSVEWQVLVTIAASFGVGTALQNSGAATAIAGALVDATKEWGPIAALAAIYLLGSLLTELITNNAAAVLLFPFCLETARLYNASPRPFIIALVLAASASFMTPIGYQTNMMVYGPGGYRFSDFLRIGGPLNALLWIAAVILIPLFWPF, encoded by the coding sequence ATGGTGGCGATGGGTTGCATCTCTGCCGGCGAAGCCAGGCGTAGTGTCGAATGGCAGGTTCTCGTTACGATTGCTGCGTCCTTCGGGGTCGGCACGGCCCTGCAAAACTCTGGAGCGGCAACCGCAATAGCCGGAGCTCTTGTTGATGCCACCAAGGAATGGGGACCGATTGCAGCTCTGGCGGCAATCTACTTGCTGGGGTCACTCTTAACTGAACTAATAACCAACAATGCGGCAGCGGTTCTTTTATTCCCCTTCTGCCTTGAAACCGCACGCCTCTATAATGCCAGTCCTCGCCCATTCATCATTGCCCTTGTCCTTGCAGCGTCTGCCAGTTTCATGACACCTATCGGATATCAAACGAACATGATGGTTTACGGGCCAGGCGGATATCGTTTCTCCGATTTTCTGCGGATCGGCGGCCCATTGAATGCACTTCTATGGATTGCCGCTGTTATACTGATACCGTTGTTTTGGCCTTTCTGA
- a CDS encoding SLC13 family permease: MGFDAILTLAVVVSIFVALIKNLAPPDILFLGATAFLALVGIITPSEAFAGFSNSGMLTVAMLFVVASGLRETGVLDYVGHHILGRAKTEKSVLGRLAGIILPMSAFLNNTPIVAMFMPVVIEWSRRHRVSPSKLLIPVSFLAIFGGTCTLIGTSTNLVVNGLMIKDGMPGMRLFEIGKVGLPYAAIGIAYLFFIGRHILPNRTELLEQFGVSRREYLVEMLVKTGCRLVGQTIEAAGLRHLPGLFLIEIDRNGKLLSPIGPDDLIEVNDRLVFTGVVSSIVELEKIPGLVPAVDPAYEVSPKQQRRRRLCEAVVSVNSPLIGKTIREADFRASYGAAVVAVHRGGSRVEKKIGDITLRPGDTLLLQTGPHFLRAYRNDPAFYLVSNVEGWRPLRRDRAWIAGLLFFALIVLMTTNLVPILIVSTLTAVFMVAMGCICPSTMDIWRFDN, translated from the coding sequence GTGGGTTTCGATGCGATTTTGACATTGGCAGTAGTTGTCTCGATCTTTGTAGCGCTGATCAAAAACCTGGCTCCACCAGACATACTATTCCTCGGAGCGACCGCATTCCTGGCGTTGGTGGGCATCATCACACCATCCGAGGCATTCGCAGGGTTTTCCAACTCCGGCATGTTGACGGTGGCAATGCTGTTTGTAGTTGCCTCTGGCCTCAGGGAAACCGGCGTGCTGGATTATGTTGGACATCACATCCTCGGACGCGCAAAGACGGAGAAATCCGTCTTAGGCCGTCTGGCTGGTATTATACTTCCCATGTCGGCCTTCCTGAATAATACACCTATCGTGGCGATGTTCATGCCGGTCGTTATAGAGTGGAGTCGCAGGCACAGGGTATCTCCGTCCAAATTATTGATACCGGTTTCTTTTCTTGCGATTTTCGGCGGGACCTGCACGCTCATCGGCACTTCCACAAACCTTGTTGTGAACGGACTGATGATTAAGGATGGCATGCCGGGAATGCGCTTGTTCGAAATCGGCAAGGTGGGCCTGCCTTATGCCGCAATCGGCATCGCTTACCTGTTTTTTATTGGCAGACACATCCTGCCAAACCGTACGGAATTACTAGAACAGTTTGGTGTATCACGGCGGGAATACCTGGTCGAAATGCTGGTGAAAACGGGGTGCCGGTTAGTTGGTCAAACCATTGAAGCCGCCGGGCTACGACACCTGCCAGGGTTGTTCCTCATTGAAATCGACCGAAACGGCAAGCTATTAAGTCCAATCGGGCCTGACGACCTGATTGAAGTGAACGACCGGCTGGTGTTTACCGGAGTGGTTAGCAGCATCGTTGAACTTGAAAAAATCCCCGGCCTTGTTCCGGCTGTCGATCCCGCTTATGAAGTATCTCCCAAACAGCAACGACGACGACGCTTGTGCGAAGCCGTTGTTTCCGTAAACTCCCCACTCATCGGCAAGACCATCAGGGAGGCTGATTTTCGCGCGTCTTACGGAGCCGCAGTTGTTGCCGTCCATCGCGGAGGCAGTCGTGTCGAAAAGAAAATAGGCGACATTACCTTACGCCCAGGCGACACCCTGCTTTTACAGACAGGGCCACACTTCCTGCGGGCGTATCGGAATGATCCGGCATTTTACCTTGTGAGCAATGTTGAAGGATGGCGTCCGCTTCGCCGGGATCGGGCATGGATTGCCGGGCTGCTCTTTTTTGCCCTCATTGTGCTGATGACAACCAACCTTGTGCCGATCTTGATCGTATCAACACTGACCGCCGTCTTCATGGTGGCGATGGGTTGCATCTGTCCCTCAACGATGGATATATGGAGATTTGACAACTGA
- the glyQ gene encoding glycine--tRNA ligase subunit alpha produces the protein MTFQEIILNLQKYWADYGCIIWQPYDIEKGAGTFNPATFLRSLGPEPWKCAYVEPSRRPTDGRYGENPNRLQHYYQFQTVIKPAPDNAQEIYLNSLRALGIDLVKHDLRFVEDDWESPTLGATGLGWEVWLDGMEITQFTYFQQVGGFELDPITLELTYGLERIAMFIQEKESVFDLEWVDGYTYGDIHLQDEVQFSTYNFQAADTAMLFQLFESYEKECKRLLEEKLILPAYDYALKCSHAFNLLEARGSIGVTQRTGYIGKVRNLARRCAEGYVELRESLHWPLLKDRMSTSRP, from the coding sequence GTGACTTTTCAGGAAATTATTCTCAATTTGCAAAAATACTGGGCTGACTACGGGTGCATAATCTGGCAGCCATATGATATCGAAAAAGGGGCAGGAACCTTTAATCCGGCTACTTTCCTCAGATCACTGGGTCCCGAACCATGGAAATGTGCATATGTGGAGCCTTCACGTCGCCCAACGGACGGCAGATACGGAGAAAACCCGAACAGGTTGCAGCATTATTATCAATTTCAAACAGTAATAAAACCTGCCCCTGATAACGCTCAGGAAATATATCTCAATAGTCTAAGGGCCCTGGGAATTGATCTTGTTAAACATGATTTGAGATTTGTTGAAGACGATTGGGAATCTCCTACTCTTGGAGCGACAGGCCTTGGCTGGGAAGTATGGCTTGACGGGATGGAAATTACGCAGTTTACCTACTTTCAACAAGTTGGTGGATTTGAGTTGGACCCGATAACATTGGAACTGACATATGGACTTGAACGTATCGCCATGTTTATCCAGGAGAAGGAGTCCGTATTTGACCTTGAATGGGTTGATGGGTACACCTATGGGGATATTCACCTGCAGGATGAGGTCCAGTTTTCCACCTATAACTTTCAGGCAGCAGACACTGCCATGTTATTTCAATTGTTCGAATCATATGAAAAGGAATGTAAGAGGCTTTTAGAAGAAAAGCTCATACTACCCGCCTACGATTATGCCTTAAAATGTTCTCACGCGTTTAATTTATTAGAGGCTCGGGGTTCTATCGGCGTTACACAGCGAACAGGATATATCGGAAAGGTAAGAAATCTTGCCCGTCGATGTGCGGAAGGCTACGTAGAACTGCGGGAATCGCTGCACTGGCCACTATTAAAGGACAGGATGAGTACATCGAGACCCTGA
- the htpG gene encoding molecular chaperone HtpG encodes MSEEKKQDESFEFQAEIKKLLNILSHSLYTHKEVFLRELISNASDALTKIRFHALAHPKYEEKDVPLEIHLEVDEKNKLLTIRDTGIGMTKDEIIQNVGTIAKSGSLEFIANLSEQAKKDSSVIGQFGVGFYAVFMVADEVKIRTKSYLQEEPAHEWRSDGTGKYFLHAIEKETRGTEIIIHLKEEEKEYTNKTRIQSIIKKYSNFVSFPIMVCGERANQITAIWKEPKKNITDDQYNEFYKFISNTEDIPLFRLHTSAEAPIQFYGILYCPSANYEISGFKKLEHGIQLYSNKVLIQSDCKMLLPEYLRFIRGVVDSSDIPLNISRETFQDNRVIHKIKSVLVKHLLKLLQDIARDEKEKYETFWRQFGKILKEGIHTDFENRDTLALLMRFNSSVCNNSDELISLKEYGERMKPDQQEVYYITAVNRETIEKSPYLEIFRKKEIEVLYLTDPNDEFLLSGLGEFEKKPLRSVDQANLDLLKATDKTIVDTSEEPRDYEEKLKHLLKTMRVVLADKVIDVKESHRLSESPCCLVNPDGVPSVHVQKLIQMMDEKYQVSKKIMEINRKHLMIQNLAKMNENPNHQSLVEKIVQQLFENALMQDGVVYNPVSMVPRLNDLLEELTKAISGEGKKIII; translated from the coding sequence ATGAGTGAAGAGAAGAAGCAAGATGAGAGTTTTGAGTTTCAAGCGGAGATCAAAAAGTTATTAAATATCCTTTCACACTCACTTTATACACATAAAGAGGTTTTTCTTCGGGAACTTATCTCCAACGCATCTGATGCCTTGACCAAAATTCGATTTCACGCTCTTGCGCATCCAAAGTATGAAGAAAAGGACGTCCCTCTTGAAATCCATTTGGAAGTGGATGAAAAAAACAAGCTCTTGACGATCCGCGATACAGGAATTGGAATGACAAAGGATGAAATTATTCAAAACGTTGGGACCATTGCGAAATCCGGTTCTCTGGAATTTATTGCAAATTTATCTGAACAGGCAAAGAAGGATTCAAGTGTTATCGGACAATTTGGAGTTGGTTTTTATGCTGTTTTCATGGTAGCCGACGAAGTTAAAATAAGAACAAAATCCTATCTGCAGGAAGAACCCGCGCATGAATGGCGTTCGGATGGTACGGGTAAATATTTTTTGCATGCTATCGAAAAAGAAACCCGTGGAACGGAAATTATTATCCATCTAAAAGAAGAAGAAAAGGAATATACGAACAAAACCAGAATCCAATCCATTATTAAGAAATATTCGAATTTCGTGAGTTTTCCCATTATGGTCTGCGGAGAAAGAGCAAATCAGATTACCGCAATATGGAAGGAACCAAAAAAAAATATAACAGACGATCAGTACAACGAGTTTTATAAATTTATTTCAAATACCGAGGATATCCCCCTTTTTCGTTTACACACTTCTGCTGAAGCCCCAATACAATTTTACGGAATTTTATATTGCCCTTCCGCTAATTATGAAATTTCTGGTTTTAAGAAATTGGAACATGGTATTCAACTTTATTCTAATAAAGTCCTTATACAATCAGACTGCAAGATGTTATTGCCTGAATATTTACGATTTATTCGCGGCGTGGTGGACTCATCGGATATTCCCTTGAATATTTCAAGAGAAACATTTCAGGATAATAGGGTTATTCATAAAATCAAGTCGGTTCTCGTGAAACATCTTCTGAAACTATTACAGGACATTGCCAGAGACGAAAAAGAAAAATACGAAACATTCTGGAGGCAATTTGGAAAAATCTTGAAGGAAGGAATACATACCGATTTTGAAAACCGTGATACCCTCGCATTGTTGATGCGGTTCAATTCTTCAGTGTGCAATAACTCCGATGAACTCATTTCCCTAAAAGAATATGGTGAAAGGATGAAACCTGACCAACAGGAAGTGTATTATATAACGGCAGTAAACCGGGAAACGATCGAAAAAAGTCCCTATCTGGAAATATTTCGAAAAAAGGAAATTGAGGTGCTCTATTTAACGGACCCCAATGATGAATTTCTTCTTTCCGGTCTGGGTGAGTTTGAGAAAAAGCCTCTTCGTTCCGTTGACCAGGCAAATCTTGATTTATTAAAAGCTACGGACAAAACAATCGTAGATACCTCAGAAGAACCGCGGGATTATGAAGAAAAATTGAAGCATCTTTTAAAGACCATGAGGGTTGTTCTTGCAGACAAGGTTATTGATGTCAAAGAATCGCATCGGTTGAGTGAAAGTCCCTGTTGTTTAGTTAATCCGGATGGCGTACCCAGCGTACACGTCCAGAAACTCATACAAATGATGGATGAGAAATATCAGGTTTCAAAAAAGATCATGGAAATTAATCGGAAACATTTGATGATTCAAAATCTGGCGAAGATGAACGAAAATCCCAACCACCAATCATTGGTGGAGAAAATAGTGCAACAGCTTTTTGAAAACGCCTTAATGCAGGATGGCGTCGTGTATAATCCTGTTTCCATGGTTCCCCGCCTGAATGATTTGTTGGAAGAACTGACGAAGGCAATATCTGGTGAAGGAAAAAAAATTATTATTTAG
- the frr gene encoding ribosome recycling factor: MSKDAIGKETRVKMQKIIEHLQEELRGIRTGRANPGLVENIKIEYYGNFSPLKQLAVVSTPDAQSIVIKPYDASIISTIEKAISQSDTGLTPSVEGKSLRIIVPPLNEERRKKLSANVKESGEASKVSLRNIRHEANKQVDKEEKDGILTEDDARRTKDEVQKIIREFEGSVGDLIKKKTEEILTV, encoded by the coding sequence ATGTCAAAAGATGCCATCGGTAAAGAAACAAGAGTAAAAATGCAAAAGATTATAGAACATCTGCAGGAAGAATTGAGAGGAATAAGGACAGGCAGGGCAAATCCAGGATTAGTTGAAAATATTAAAATTGAATATTATGGGAACTTTTCCCCGTTAAAACAGTTGGCTGTTGTTTCGACGCCTGATGCACAATCGATAGTTATTAAACCCTATGACGCTTCCATCATTTCAACGATTGAGAAGGCGATTTCTCAATCAGATACCGGTTTAACACCTTCAGTTGAGGGGAAGTCCCTCCGCATAATAGTCCCGCCGCTTAATGAGGAACGCCGAAAGAAACTTTCGGCAAATGTAAAAGAGTCGGGGGAGGCATCAAAAGTGTCTTTACGAAACATACGACATGAGGCCAATAAGCAAGTGGACAAAGAGGAGAAGGATGGCATTCTAACGGAAGATGATGCGAGACGCACCAAGGATGAAGTGCAAAAGATTATTCGGGAGTTTGAAGGAAGTGTTGGCGATTTAATAAAGAAAAAGACAGAAGAAATACTCACGGTGTAA
- the pyrH gene encoding UMP kinase: protein MYKRVLLKVSGEWFGGGNNRAIESERFATVAKQLKKILEMGVELAIVIGGGNILRGAKLGTVGEARTRADQAGMVATVVNALLLQDALEGIFVKSHVLSALEIKNITEPFVLKDCLRYLSEQSIVIFAGGTGNPYFTTDTAAALRGIEIGAQVMLKATLVEGVYADDPAKNASAELYERLTYMDILSRRLGVMDLTAVSLSMVNKLPIIVLNMNTCGNIEKAILGESVGTYIGD, encoded by the coding sequence ATGTATAAACGGGTTTTGTTAAAAGTAAGTGGTGAATGGTTTGGAGGCGGGAATAACCGTGCGATAGAATCGGAGCGCTTTGCCACTGTGGCAAAGCAGCTTAAAAAAATACTGGAAATGGGTGTTGAGCTGGCTATCGTTATTGGTGGTGGCAACATCCTCCGTGGAGCAAAATTAGGCACAGTGGGCGAAGCAAGAACTCGGGCCGATCAGGCTGGTATGGTTGCTACTGTCGTGAACGCTTTGCTTTTACAGGACGCCCTGGAAGGCATTTTTGTTAAATCACATGTGCTAAGCGCTCTGGAAATAAAAAATATCACAGAACCGTTTGTTTTGAAAGATTGCCTGCGATACCTGAGCGAACAAAGTATTGTAATATTTGCAGGTGGAACGGGAAATCCTTATTTTACAACTGATACGGCAGCAGCATTGCGTGGAATAGAAATAGGTGCACAGGTGATGCTCAAAGCGACCTTGGTTGAAGGTGTTTATGCGGACGATCCCGCAAAGAATGCTTCAGCTGAACTATACGAAAGATTGACATATATGGATATCCTTTCCCGACGGTTAGGGGTAATGGACCTTACAGCGGTTTCTTTAAGTATGGTAAACAAATTGCCTATTATTGTTTTGAATATGAATACATGTGGCAATATTGAAAAAGCTATTTTAGGAGAATCTGTAGGGACTTATATTGGAGACTAA
- a CDS encoding elongation factor Ts, translated as MADKASVVKLRGQTGAGILECNNALDEVKGDYEKALEIIRKKGFSKATKKEERTTAEGRIGSYIHTNGKLGVLVELNCETDFVAKNDVFQQLLKDLAMQVAAVKPIAVKREDIPEHLVEEQKKIFMEEAKGKPADVLEKIITGKMENFYKEHCLLEQPFIKDNTQTIQDLLIANIAKIGENMKISRFVRFEIGEH; from the coding sequence ATGGCGGATAAAGCAAGTGTTGTAAAGTTAAGAGGGCAGACAGGGGCAGGAATACTGGAATGTAATAATGCCCTGGATGAGGTAAAAGGAGATTACGAAAAGGCCTTGGAAATCATCAGGAAAAAGGGATTTTCCAAGGCGACAAAAAAAGAAGAACGAACAACAGCTGAAGGGAGAATTGGTTCGTATATCCATACCAACGGAAAACTTGGTGTATTGGTAGAACTTAACTGCGAAACAGATTTTGTGGCTAAAAATGACGTGTTTCAGCAACTTTTAAAAGATCTTGCAATGCAGGTAGCGGCCGTAAAACCCATTGCTGTAAAGAGAGAGGACATTCCTGAACACCTGGTAGAAGAGCAAAAAAAAATATTCATGGAAGAAGCAAAGGGGAAACCTGCTGATGTACTAGAAAAGATTATTACGGGTAAGATGGAAAATTTTTATAAAGAACATTGTCTCCTGGAGCAACCATTTATAAAAGATAATACCCAAACAATACAAGATTTATTAATTGCAAACATAGCAAAAATTGGCGAAAACATGAAAATAAGTCGCTTTGTAAGATTTGAAATTGGAGAACACTAG
- the rpsB gene encoding 30S ribosomal protein S2 yields MSIQELVDAGFHFGHRTSRWNPKMRPFIYGKQNLIHIINLRETVRGLIIATKFLTNLVQAGKDVLFVGTKWQARNLILQEAQRSGMHYVSERWLGGTLTNFDTIRKRLERLEELEDLEKTGDISQFSKKVIASFNRERKKILTNLQGIRNMTKLPGALVIIDPKNEHNALSEAIKLGIPTVCLADTDCDPDRIDVCVPGNDDAIRSINLFLSKAADAIIAGKEAMVAVSKV; encoded by the coding sequence TTGAGTATTCAAGAATTAGTTGACGCAGGTTTTCATTTTGGTCATCGAACGAGTAGATGGAATCCTAAAATGAGGCCTTTCATTTATGGAAAACAGAATCTTATCCACATTATTAATTTGCGTGAGACAGTGAGGGGGCTTATTATAGCGACCAAGTTTCTCACAAATCTCGTACAGGCAGGCAAGGATGTGTTGTTTGTTGGTACCAAGTGGCAGGCAAGAAATCTTATTCTGCAAGAGGCACAGCGTTCTGGAATGCACTATGTAAGTGAGCGATGGCTTGGAGGTACGCTCACAAATTTTGATACCATTCGAAAACGGTTGGAACGATTAGAGGAATTGGAAGACTTGGAAAAAACCGGAGATATTTCCCAATTCAGTAAAAAGGTGATCGCATCGTTTAACCGGGAACGGAAAAAGATCCTTACGAATTTACAAGGCATTCGGAATATGACAAAGCTTCCCGGAGCGCTTGTAATTATAGACCCGAAGAATGAACATAACGCTCTTAGTGAAGCAATAAAACTTGGCATTCCAACTGTCTGCCTCGCAGATACGGACTGTGATCCTGATAGAATAGACGTTTGTGTTCCGGGAAATGATGATGCCATACGATCAATTAATCTCTTTCTATCAAAGGCTGCAGATGCTATTATTGCGGGCAAAGAAGCTATGGTTGCCGTATCAAAGGTTTGA